Proteins from a genomic interval of Bradyrhizobium sp. CCGB01:
- a CDS encoding CaiB/BaiF CoA-transferase family protein, with amino-acid sequence MQLADKHEGTTTKAFAGLRVLDFSTTIAGPHCARMLADMGAEVIKIETDGGETMRTRPPLRKGCSTVFGQLNVGKKSVVLDLKSEDGKEAVRRLAATADILVENFRPGVMRRLRLDYDNLRPVNPKLIYCSISGYGQSGPSAELPAYAPVIHAASGYDMAHLAYQPGRNRPDYCGIYHADVVTGTYGFGAIASALYQRTVTGLGQHVDVSMLESMLSLTVIELQSSQFAVKPPPRPMFGPTETANGYVMITVASEKTFQGLMGVIGRLEWITDARFSSYAPRRENWADMMDGVEAWSRPLTTDACLVALGAAGVPASAYRTVSEALADPQLAHRQALSSVEDEGGSFQVLNLPFRMSGADTTPAKTMAVLGEHTDALRDEIGLASEAPIPTGKTAAPR; translated from the coding sequence ATGCAGTTAGCAGATAAGCATGAGGGGACGACGACAAAGGCCTTCGCGGGCCTGAGGGTCCTGGATTTTTCGACCACCATCGCCGGTCCCCATTGTGCCCGGATGCTTGCCGACATGGGCGCCGAGGTCATCAAGATCGAGACCGACGGCGGCGAGACGATGCGGACCCGGCCGCCGCTGCGCAAAGGCTGCAGCACCGTGTTCGGCCAGCTCAATGTCGGCAAGAAAAGCGTCGTGCTCGACCTCAAGTCCGAGGACGGCAAGGAGGCGGTGCGGCGGCTGGCCGCGACCGCCGACATCCTGGTCGAGAATTTTCGCCCCGGCGTAATGCGCCGCCTGCGGCTCGACTACGACAATCTGCGGCCGGTCAACCCCAAGCTGATCTATTGCTCGATCTCGGGCTATGGCCAGAGCGGCCCCTCGGCCGAGCTGCCGGCCTACGCCCCGGTGATCCATGCGGCCTCCGGCTACGACATGGCGCATCTCGCCTACCAGCCCGGCCGCAACCGCCCGGATTATTGCGGCATCTATCACGCCGACGTCGTCACCGGCACCTACGGTTTCGGCGCGATTGCATCTGCGCTCTATCAGCGCACCGTGACCGGGCTCGGCCAGCACGTCGACGTCTCCATGCTGGAATCGATGCTGAGCTTGACGGTGATCGAGTTGCAGAGCTCGCAATTCGCCGTGAAGCCGCCGCCGCGCCCTATGTTCGGCCCGACCGAGACGGCGAATGGCTACGTCATGATCACGGTCGCCAGCGAGAAGACGTTTCAGGGCCTGATGGGGGTGATCGGCCGGCTCGAATGGATCACCGACGCGCGCTTCTCCAGCTATGCCCCGCGCCGCGAGAACTGGGCCGACATGATGGATGGCGTCGAAGCCTGGTCGCGGCCGCTCACGACCGACGCGTGCCTTGTCGCGCTTGGCGCGGCCGGCGTGCCGGCCTCGGCCTATCGCACCGTGTCCGAGGCGCTGGCCGATCCGCAGCTCGCGCACCGGCAGGCGCTCTCGTCCGTGGAGGACGAGGGCGGCTCGTTCCAGGTGCTCAATCTGCCGTTCCGGATGTCGGGCGCCGACACCACGCCCGCCAAGACGATGGCCGTGCTCGGCGAGCACACGGATGCACTGCGCGACGAGATCGGCCTCGCCAGTGAGGCGCCAATTCCGACAGGCAAAACAGCCGCGCCGCGCTGA
- a CDS encoding ABC transporter ATP-binding protein — protein MMQLAVRDEPLLDVDNLVVEYGLGNKTVHAVSGVSLQVARGETLGLVGESGCGKSTLGRAVLQLRRARSGRVLFDGEDLTAMEGDALRKMRRRVQLIFQDPIASLNPRRRIGDIVAEPLIIAGVKDAAERKRRVHEVLSAVGLDPDLVAGRLPHEFSGGQCQRICIARSLVLNPEFIVCDEPVSALDVSIRAQILNLLEEMKARFGLTLLFIAHDLAVVKAVSDRVAVMYLGRLCEVGPSEQLFAKPAHPYTSLLLQAIPVPDPDVRPAESVATGEPPSPIAPPSGCRFRTRCPRADQRCSAEIPELREVAPGQFAACHHPLA, from the coding sequence ATGATGCAGCTTGCCGTGCGCGACGAGCCGCTCCTGGACGTCGACAATCTCGTCGTCGAATATGGTCTCGGCAACAAGACGGTGCATGCCGTCTCCGGCGTCAGCCTCCAGGTCGCGCGCGGCGAGACGCTGGGGCTGGTCGGCGAATCCGGCTGCGGCAAGTCGACGCTGGGGCGCGCGGTGCTGCAACTCCGCCGCGCCAGATCCGGCCGCGTGCTGTTCGACGGCGAGGACCTGACCGCGATGGAGGGCGATGCGCTGCGCAAGATGCGCCGCCGCGTGCAGCTCATTTTCCAGGATCCGATCGCCTCGCTCAATCCGCGCCGGCGCATCGGCGACATCGTGGCCGAGCCGCTGATCATCGCCGGCGTCAAGGACGCCGCGGAGCGCAAGCGGAGGGTTCACGAGGTGCTCTCCGCGGTCGGGCTCGATCCTGATCTCGTGGCGGGACGCCTGCCGCATGAATTCTCCGGCGGCCAGTGCCAGCGCATCTGCATCGCGCGGTCGCTGGTGCTCAACCCTGAATTCATCGTCTGCGACGAGCCGGTCTCGGCGCTGGATGTCTCCATCCGCGCGCAGATCCTCAACCTGCTGGAGGAGATGAAGGCGCGCTTCGGCCTGACGCTGCTGTTCATCGCGCATGACCTCGCGGTGGTCAAAGCGGTCAGCGACCGCGTCGCGGTGATGTATCTCGGCCGGCTCTGCGAGGTCGGGCCATCGGAGCAATTGTTCGCAAAACCCGCGCATCCCTATACCAGCCTGCTGCTGCAGGCGATCCCGGTGCCGGACCCGGACGTGCGTCCCGCCGAGAGTGTGGCGACCGGCGAGCCGCCATCGCCGATTGCACCGCCGTCCGGGTGCCGCTTCCGCACGCGCTGCCCCCGGGCCGATCAGCGATGCAGCGCGGAGATACCGGAGTTGCGCGAGGTCGCACCCGGCCAGTTCGCGGCTTGCCACCATCCGCTGGCCTGA
- a CDS encoding ABC transporter ATP-binding protein yields the protein MSTPLLTIEDVAVELPTPRGNLRAVDHVDLSLEAGRTLGIVGESGCGKTMLSRAVLQLLPKKAKLTGRVMFDGQDLVRLDAERLRQLRGRDLAVVFQDPMTSLNPVLTIGTQLMETIQEHLELDAPAAKKRSIELLAAVGIPAPEQRLAQYPHQCSGGMRQRIAIAIALSCEPKLLIADEPTTALDVTIQAQILDLLAREQRRRHMAMIIITHDLGVVAGRADEVAVMYAGRVVERAPTQALFKRMHMPYTEALLAAIPKLETAPHTPLPAISGRPPDPTRPLKGCSFAPRCRYATGRCHEAKPELKSAEMPGHVYACFHPIQMTEGIGA from the coding sequence GTGAGCACGCCGCTGCTGACCATCGAGGACGTCGCGGTCGAGCTGCCGACCCCGCGCGGAAACTTGCGCGCCGTGGATCATGTCGATCTGTCGCTGGAGGCCGGCCGCACGCTCGGCATCGTCGGCGAATCCGGCTGCGGCAAGACCATGCTGTCGCGCGCGGTGCTTCAGCTGCTGCCGAAGAAGGCGAAGCTGACGGGCCGGGTGATGTTCGACGGCCAGGATCTGGTGCGGCTCGATGCAGAGCGCCTGCGGCAGCTGCGCGGCCGCGATCTCGCGGTCGTATTCCAGGACCCGATGACCTCGCTCAATCCGGTGCTTACCATCGGCACCCAGCTGATGGAGACGATCCAGGAGCATCTCGAACTCGATGCGCCCGCCGCGAAGAAGCGCAGCATCGAGCTGCTCGCCGCCGTCGGCATTCCGGCGCCGGAGCAGCGGCTCGCGCAATATCCGCATCAATGTTCCGGCGGCATGCGCCAGCGCATCGCGATCGCGATCGCGCTGTCCTGCGAACCGAAGCTCCTGATTGCGGACGAGCCGACCACGGCGCTCGATGTTACCATCCAGGCGCAGATCCTCGACCTGCTCGCGCGCGAGCAGCGCCGCCGCCACATGGCGATGATCATCATCACCCATGATCTCGGCGTCGTCGCCGGCCGTGCCGACGAGGTCGCGGTGATGTACGCGGGCAGGGTGGTCGAGCGCGCGCCGACCCAGGCGTTGTTCAAGCGCATGCATATGCCCTACACCGAGGCGCTGCTGGCGGCGATCCCGAAGCTGGAAACCGCCCCGCATACGCCGTTGCCGGCCATCTCCGGCCGTCCGCCCGATCCGACCCGGCCGCTGAAGGGTTGCTCCTTCGCCCCGCGCTGCCGTTATGCAACCGGGCGCTGTCACGAGGCCAAGCCCGAATTGAAGAGCGCGGAGATGCCGGGACATGTCTACGCCTGCTTCCATCCGATCCAGATGACGGAGGGAATTGGCGCATGA
- a CDS encoding oxygenase MpaB family protein translates to MVDERDLESTLELVRANAAGPVAGVFGPDTVTWRIDREAVIFLGAGRALLLQLAHPWVAAAIAEHSRTLADPIGRFHRTFDIVFAMVFGSLDRAQLSSRQLHRRHSMIVGEMPETVGPFAAGSRYCANDIPSLRWVHATLVETALMAHDLVLPPLSAEERERYWTESRTYGALFGLTGDDLPADWAGFAAYAAAMAQSETLTVSPAAREIAAQIFGGARPWLRPPRWYRALTARMLPEPIRAGFGFELSERDARSADNALRWIRRVYPKLPDRLRYVGPYQEALARLNGETGPDWMTRCLNRAWIGRPQMDVRGKG, encoded by the coding sequence TTGGTCGATGAGAGGGATTTGGAGTCGACGCTAGAGCTCGTCCGCGCCAACGCGGCGGGGCCGGTGGCCGGCGTGTTCGGTCCTGACACGGTGACGTGGCGGATCGACCGGGAGGCCGTCATCTTTCTCGGTGCCGGCCGCGCGCTGCTCCTTCAACTCGCGCATCCCTGGGTCGCGGCCGCCATCGCCGAGCATTCGCGGACCCTTGCCGATCCGATCGGCCGCTTCCATCGCACCTTCGACATCGTCTTTGCCATGGTGTTCGGCTCGCTCGACCGGGCGCAGCTGTCGTCCCGGCAACTGCACCGGCGTCACAGCATGATCGTCGGCGAGATGCCCGAGACGGTCGGTCCGTTCGCGGCCGGCTCGCGTTACTGCGCCAACGACATCCCGTCGCTGCGCTGGGTTCACGCGACGCTGGTCGAGACTGCGCTGATGGCGCACGATCTGGTGCTGCCGCCGCTCTCGGCCGAGGAGCGCGAGCGCTACTGGACCGAGAGCCGGACGTATGGCGCGTTGTTCGGATTGACGGGCGATGATCTGCCGGCGGATTGGGCCGGCTTTGCTGCCTACGCGGCGGCGATGGCACAGTCGGAGACGCTGACCGTCAGCCCGGCCGCACGCGAGATCGCCGCGCAGATCTTTGGCGGCGCGCGCCCGTGGCTGCGGCCACCGCGATGGTATCGCGCGCTCACGGCGCGGATGTTGCCAGAGCCGATACGTGCGGGTTTTGGGTTTGAGTTAAGCGAGCGTGACGCGAGATCGGCGGACAACGCGCTGAGATGGATCAGGCGCGTCTATCCGAAACTGCCTGACCGGCTGCGCTATGTCGGTCCCTATCAGGAAGCGCTGGCGCGGCTGAATGGCGAGACCGGGCCCGACTGGATGACCCGCTGCCTCAACCGGGCCTGGATCGGCCGGCCGCAGATGGACGTGCGCGGGAAGGGGTGA
- a CDS encoding ABC transporter substrate-binding protein — protein sequence MTNIAAAVRKHAPIFLVAAFALVPPAQAQKSGGSITVGQELEITGFDPLKVGVYDTSTFTAAAAIFDTLTTLDEKGEAAPKLAVSWTHSDDYKSWTFKLRQGVKFHDGTPFNAQAFKENFDRQKDPANKCRCAFYITNVKEVLAPDEYTVIYNLTDPAVNLPATNTIQSQNNVVHSPTAWKTKGDDYNRNPVGTGPYILKSWSAGDRMVLEKNPNYWDKGRPYLDRIILKPLPDAQSRFASLQSGEADIIWDDENDADNIMKAQKDSKLTVHTYKGSGAQVYAFNTKQAPFDDVRVRQALVMSIDRPKMSQAISNGLSRPASNPYGDGSWVKCKDDGALPFDVEKAKALLKDYGKPVEFKMLVTATPRGRMIGQVLQQFWKRAGANMEIEQVDQATIPPRAFMRQFQLVPWRIVDLADPDPQMYANFRSGSPLALSNFADPELDRLLDHSRTTADTAARIEDYCAISRLINKEAIWFWTFQNTYYALSSAKLKGFPKIYNGVIDVSSTWLE from the coding sequence ATGACGAACATTGCTGCCGCGGTGCGCAAGCATGCGCCGATTTTCCTTGTTGCGGCATTTGCGCTTGTCCCACCAGCGCAAGCGCAAAAATCGGGCGGCAGCATCACCGTCGGCCAGGAGCTGGAGATTACGGGCTTCGATCCGCTCAAGGTCGGCGTCTACGACACCTCGACCTTCACCGCGGCGGCCGCGATCTTCGACACGCTGACCACGCTCGATGAGAAGGGCGAGGCCGCGCCAAAGCTGGCGGTGTCCTGGACCCATTCCGACGATTACAAGAGCTGGACCTTCAAGCTGCGCCAGGGCGTGAAATTCCACGACGGCACGCCGTTCAACGCGCAGGCCTTCAAGGAGAATTTCGACCGGCAGAAGGACCCCGCCAACAAGTGCCGCTGCGCCTTCTACATCACCAACGTCAAGGAGGTGCTGGCGCCCGACGAATACACCGTCATCTATAACCTCACTGATCCAGCCGTGAATTTGCCGGCAACCAACACCATCCAGAGCCAGAACAACGTCGTGCATTCGCCGACGGCCTGGAAGACCAAGGGCGACGACTACAACCGCAATCCCGTCGGCACCGGCCCCTACATCCTGAAATCATGGTCCGCCGGCGACCGCATGGTGCTGGAGAAGAACCCCAACTACTGGGACAAGGGCCGGCCCTATCTCGACCGCATCATCCTCAAGCCGCTGCCCGACGCGCAGTCGCGTTTCGCCTCGCTGCAATCGGGCGAGGCCGACATCATCTGGGATGACGAGAACGACGCCGACAACATCATGAAGGCGCAGAAGGACTCCAAGCTCACCGTGCACACCTACAAGGGCTCGGGCGCGCAGGTCTATGCCTTCAACACCAAGCAGGCGCCGTTCGACGACGTCCGCGTGCGCCAGGCGCTGGTGATGTCGATCGACCGTCCAAAAATGTCGCAGGCGATCAGCAACGGCCTGAGCCGGCCCGCGTCCAACCCTTACGGCGACGGCTCCTGGGTCAAATGCAAGGACGACGGCGCGTTGCCGTTCGACGTCGAGAAGGCCAAGGCCCTGCTCAAGGACTACGGCAAGCCGGTCGAGTTCAAGATGCTGGTGACCGCGACGCCGCGCGGCCGCATGATCGGCCAGGTGCTCCAGCAGTTCTGGAAGCGCGCCGGCGCCAATATGGAGATCGAGCAGGTCGACCAGGCCACCATCCCGCCGCGCGCCTTCATGCGTCAGTTCCAGCTCGTGCCGTGGCGCATCGTCGATCTCGCCGATCCCGATCCGCAGATGTATGCGAACTTCCGTAGCGGCAGTCCGCTGGCGCTCTCCAACTTTGCCGATCCGGAGCTGGACCGGCTGCTCGATCATTCGCGCACCACCGCCGATACCGCGGCGCGTATCGAGGACTATTGCGCGATCAGCCGCCTGATCAACAAGGAGGCGATCTGGTTCTGGACCTTCCAGAACACCTATTATGCGCTGTCGAGCGCCAAGCTGAAGGGCTTTCCAAAAATCTACAACGGCGTGATCGACGTCTCCTCCACCTGGCTGGAATGA
- a CDS encoding patatin-like phospholipase family protein produces MSGAKGKGMEIPGQVVLVLQGGGALGSYQVGVYQALHEAGIEPDWIIGTSIGAINASLIAGNAPENRLARLREFWKRMEQKPAWDWRAAFPGFNEKLAYWSTVTHGIPGFFRPNPLAHAGDSYPLGADHAGYYSTAPLEATLRELVDFDLANRCAPRLTVGAAHVGTSEMRYFDSRDGELTVKHIMASGALPPAFPAVRIDGELYWDGGILSNTPTEAVFDDNPRRNSLIFSVHLWNPVGAEPATMAEVLNRHKDVMYSSRIASQITRQQQTHRLRHVINQLAARLPETERSDPAVMELMSYGCPTRMHVVRLLAPQLDRETHTKDIDFSPSGITRRWHAGYAHTKSVLARKPWIGEFDPLAGVVLHEHMDEMPIAAE; encoded by the coding sequence ATGAGCGGCGCGAAGGGCAAAGGTATGGAAATCCCGGGGCAAGTCGTGCTGGTGCTGCAAGGCGGCGGTGCGCTTGGTTCCTATCAGGTTGGTGTCTACCAGGCCCTGCACGAGGCGGGCATCGAGCCCGACTGGATCATCGGCACCTCGATCGGTGCCATCAACGCGAGCCTTATCGCGGGCAACGCGCCGGAAAACCGGCTCGCGCGGCTGAGAGAGTTCTGGAAACGGATGGAGCAGAAGCCGGCCTGGGACTGGCGCGCCGCATTTCCCGGCTTCAACGAGAAGCTGGCCTATTGGTCGACCGTGACCCACGGCATTCCCGGCTTTTTCCGCCCCAATCCGCTGGCGCATGCCGGGGATTCCTATCCGCTCGGCGCCGATCACGCCGGCTACTATTCGACCGCACCGCTCGAGGCGACGCTGCGCGAGCTCGTCGACTTTGATCTGGCCAATCGCTGCGCGCCGCGCCTGACGGTCGGTGCGGCTCATGTCGGCACCAGCGAAATGCGCTATTTCGACAGCCGCGACGGCGAATTGACGGTGAAGCACATCATGGCCTCGGGCGCGCTGCCGCCGGCTTTCCCGGCTGTACGTATCGACGGCGAGCTCTATTGGGACGGCGGCATCCTGTCGAACACGCCGACGGAAGCGGTGTTCGACGACAATCCACGCAGGAATTCGCTGATCTTCTCGGTGCATTTGTGGAATCCTGTCGGCGCCGAGCCTGCGACGATGGCGGAGGTCTTGAACCGGCACAAGGACGTGATGTACTCCAGCCGCATCGCCAGCCAGATCACGCGCCAGCAGCAAACCCATCGCTTGCGACACGTCATCAACCAGCTTGCAGCGCGGCTGCCGGAGACCGAGCGTAGCGATCCCGCCGTGATGGAGTTGATGAGCTACGGCTGTCCGACCCGCATGCACGTGGTTCGGTTGCTCGCGCCACAGCTCGATCGTGAGACCCATACCAAGGACATCGACTTCAGTCCGTCCGGGATCACGCGGCGCTGGCATGCCGGTTATGCTCACACGAAGTCGGTGCTCGCGCGAAAACCGTGGATCGGCGAATTCGACCCGCTGGCCGGCGTGGTGCTGCACGAGCATATGGACGAGATGCCGATTGCGGCGGAGTGA
- a CDS encoding ABC transporter permease, whose product MATLELSIQDEVSAPVRRRRKLGLLFWLASAWLAIILSLAILAPVLPLQNPVDMDMLERRAAFSTEHWLGTDGLGRDELARLIFGARVSLTVGLIAPLIGLGIGGALGLLAGYFRGRFETLVVGSMDVLLAFPPLIFALAVTAYLGQSIPNLTIILGVLGIPAFMRVARAATLTLARREFVIAAEALGASHARILLRELLPNVILPLLAFFLLGVAVTIVVEGALSFLGLGVPPPMASWGSMIGEGRDSLDVAPRLAFLPAAGLFLTVLAFNLVGDTLRALTDPRQGAL is encoded by the coding sequence ATGGCCACGCTTGAGCTTTCGATCCAGGACGAGGTGTCCGCGCCCGTGCGCCGCAGGCGCAAGCTCGGCCTGTTGTTCTGGCTCGCGAGCGCCTGGCTCGCGATCATCCTGTCGCTCGCGATCCTCGCGCCGGTGCTGCCGCTGCAGAATCCTGTAGACATGGACATGCTGGAGCGCCGCGCCGCGTTCTCCACCGAGCACTGGCTCGGTACCGACGGGCTCGGCCGCGACGAGCTCGCCCGCCTGATCTTTGGCGCGCGCGTGTCGCTGACGGTGGGGCTGATCGCGCCGCTGATCGGTCTTGGAATCGGGGGGGCGCTCGGTCTCCTCGCCGGCTATTTCCGCGGCCGGTTCGAGACGCTGGTGGTCGGCAGCATGGACGTGCTGCTGGCCTTTCCGCCGCTGATCTTCGCGCTCGCGGTGACTGCCTATCTCGGCCAGTCCATTCCCAACCTTACAATCATCCTCGGAGTGCTCGGCATTCCCGCCTTCATGCGCGTGGCGCGTGCGGCGACGCTGACGCTGGCGCGGCGCGAATTCGTGATCGCGGCCGAAGCGCTCGGCGCCAGCCATGCGCGCATCCTGCTGCGCGAGCTGCTGCCGAACGTGATCCTGCCGCTGCTGGCTTTCTTCCTGCTCGGCGTCGCCGTCACCATCGTGGTCGAGGGCGCGCTGTCCTTCCTCGGTCTCGGCGTGCCGCCGCCGATGGCGAGCTGGGGCAGCATGATCGGCGAGGGCCGCGACAGTCTCGACGTCGCGCCGCGGCTGGCCTTCCTGCCGGCGGCGGGGTTGTTCTTGACCGTGCTGGCCTTCAACCTGGTCGGCGATACCTTGCGGGCCCTGACCGACCCGCGTCAGGGGGCGCTGTGA
- the glgA gene encoding glycogen synthase GlgA: MRVLFVTTEMDDFVRVGGLGAVSAALPRALRAFADIRVMLPGYRDIIEQLTHIQIVGRCPPFAEMPACSLGRAATKDGLPVYVLLCSQLYDRPGNPYGDESGRDWPDNDIRFARFASAAAELAMGKLDKNWAADLIHANDWQASLVPAYLAWRGARLPSILTIHNLAYQGLFPKESLRRIGVPESSFHIDGVEFYDQLSFLKAGLVYASHLTTVSGTYAREITTEEFGCGLEGLLRVRSDAAELTGILNGIDESWDPRSCAQLAQQFGAGDWVGKKANADYVRKQFGLAVSRGPMFAIVARLVHQKGIDLVLSAADEIIDAGGQIVVTGSGEPALEQALIDAHRRRPDAIGVTIGFNEAQARRIFAGSDFTLMPSRFEPCGLSQMYAQRFGSLPIGHQTGGLAETITDGETGFLFSQPSRASFLGGVRRAFSTFMAHDQLDSMRRSAMGRSFSWSISAGSYSALYRKLASA, encoded by the coding sequence TTGAGGGTCTTGTTCGTCACAACCGAGATGGACGACTTCGTCCGCGTTGGCGGACTCGGCGCCGTTTCGGCCGCCCTTCCCCGAGCCTTGCGTGCCTTCGCCGACATTCGGGTCATGTTGCCCGGCTATCGCGACATCATCGAACAACTCACGCATATTCAGATCGTTGGCCGCTGTCCGCCGTTCGCGGAGATGCCGGCCTGCTCGCTCGGCCGGGCCGCGACCAAGGACGGCCTGCCGGTCTATGTGCTGTTGTGCTCACAACTCTACGACCGGCCCGGCAATCCCTATGGCGACGAGTCCGGGCGCGACTGGCCCGACAACGACATCCGCTTTGCGCGCTTTGCCTCGGCAGCCGCTGAGCTGGCCATGGGCAAGCTGGACAAGAATTGGGCAGCAGACCTGATTCATGCCAATGACTGGCAGGCCTCGCTCGTGCCGGCCTATCTCGCCTGGCGCGGGGCCAGGCTGCCGTCGATCCTGACCATCCACAACCTCGCCTATCAGGGTCTCTTCCCAAAAGAGTCGCTGCGGCGGATCGGCGTCCCCGAAAGCTCCTTCCACATCGACGGCGTCGAGTTCTACGACCAGCTCTCCTTCCTCAAGGCCGGGCTGGTCTACGCCTCGCATCTCACCACCGTCAGCGGCACTTACGCACGCGAGATCACGACGGAGGAATTCGGCTGCGGCCTCGAAGGCCTGCTGCGCGTCCGCTCCGACGCGGCCGAGCTCACCGGCATCCTCAACGGCATCGACGAGAGCTGGGACCCCCGCTCCTGCGCCCAGCTCGCCCAGCAATTCGGCGCCGGCGACTGGGTCGGCAAGAAGGCCAATGCCGACTATGTGCGCAAGCAGTTCGGGCTCGCGGTGTCACGCGGACCGATGTTCGCGATCGTCGCACGCCTCGTGCACCAGAAGGGCATCGACCTCGTGCTGTCGGCCGCCGACGAGATCATCGATGCCGGCGGGCAGATCGTGGTCACCGGCTCCGGAGAGCCCGCGCTCGAGCAGGCGCTGATCGACGCCCATCGCCGCCGCCCCGACGCGATCGGGGTTACGATCGGCTTCAACGAGGCCCAGGCCCGCCGCATCTTCGCCGGCAGCGACTTCACATTGATGCCGTCGCGCTTCGAGCCCTGCGGGCTCAGCCAGATGTACGCCCAGCGTTTCGGCTCGCTGCCGATCGGTCATCAGACCGGCGGCCTTGCCGAGACCATCACCGACGGCGAAACCGGCTTTTTGTTCTCGCAGCCCTCGCGAGCATCCTTCCTCGGCGGCGTCCGCCGCGCCTTCTCGACCTTCATGGCGCACGACCAGCTCGACTCCATGCGCCGCAGCGCGATGGGACGATCGTTCTCCTGGAGCATCTCGGCAGGGAGCTATAGCGCGCTATACCGGAAGCTGGCGTCGGCGTGA
- a CDS encoding ABC transporter permease, with product MLNFVVRRLLAILPVLLAVSLLTFLIASLLPGDLAYVILGDQATPENVAALRRDMGLDQPLWWRYLSWLGHVLQGDLGRSFRTGQTVLQAVAERIPVSLELMLMAEFIGLLIGVPVAIACAARAGGAFDRFMTGSAFAMLSMPSFLTAILLIYLFAVELHWLPATGYVPFSEAPLSNLRFFVLPALTLALAEWPGIMRVLRSDMIATLQEDYIALAKAKGLKPARILFVHALKPSSLTLVTVTGINIGRLLGGTLIVESIFALPGIGRLLVGAIYTRDLVILQGVVLLVACGFVLVNFIVDMLYAVLDPRIRHGHA from the coding sequence ATGCTGAACTTCGTCGTGCGGCGGCTGCTTGCCATCCTGCCGGTGCTGCTTGCGGTCTCGCTGCTCACCTTCCTGATCGCCTCGCTGCTGCCGGGCGATCTCGCCTACGTCATCCTCGGTGATCAGGCGACGCCGGAGAATGTCGCGGCGCTGCGCCGTGACATGGGGCTCGACCAGCCGCTGTGGTGGCGCTACCTGAGCTGGCTTGGTCACGTCCTGCAAGGCGATCTCGGCCGCTCGTTCCGCACCGGGCAGACGGTGCTGCAGGCGGTCGCCGAACGCATTCCGGTCTCGCTCGAGCTGATGCTGATGGCCGAGTTCATCGGGCTCCTGATCGGCGTTCCCGTGGCGATTGCCTGCGCCGCGCGGGCCGGCGGCGCGTTCGATCGCTTCATGACCGGCAGCGCCTTCGCCATGCTGTCGATGCCGTCGTTCCTGACCGCCATTCTCCTGATCTACCTGTTCGCGGTCGAGCTGCACTGGCTGCCGGCGACCGGCTATGTGCCGTTCAGCGAGGCGCCGCTGTCGAACCTGCGCTTCTTCGTGCTGCCGGCTTTGACGCTGGCCCTCGCCGAATGGCCCGGCATCATGCGGGTGCTGCGCTCCGACATGATCGCGACCTTGCAGGAGGACTATATCGCGCTCGCGAAAGCAAAAGGCCTCAAGCCCGCGCGCATCCTGTTCGTGCATGCGCTCAAACCATCATCGCTGACCCTGGTGACGGTGACAGGCATCAATATCGGCCGCCTGCTCGGCGGCACGCTGATCGTGGAATCGATCTTCGCGCTGCCGGGCATCGGCCGGCTGCTGGTTGGCGCGATCTACACCCGCGACCTCGTCATCCTCCAGGGCGTGGTTCTGCTGGTCGCCTGCGGCTTCGTCCTCGTCAATTTCATCGTCGACATGCTCTACGCCGTGCTCGATCCGAGGATCCGCCATGGCCACGCTTGA